The following are encoded in a window of Mesobacillus boroniphilus genomic DNA:
- a CDS encoding aspartyl-phosphate phosphatase Spo0E family protein: MDYISVKARIQSMCAETLLKDIENCRKEMVELAAKTSLSNQRVVDISSKLDHLLNKYYHLSSKKTFLY, encoded by the coding sequence ATGGACTATATTTCAGTGAAAGCGAGGATCCAATCAATGTGTGCAGAAACGTTGTTGAAGGATATTGAAAATTGCCGTAAAGAGATGGTTGAATTAGCCGCAAAAACCTCGCTGTCTAATCAACGTGTTGTAGACATCAGTTCTAAACTCGACCATTTATTAAATAAATATTATCACTTATCTTCCAAAAAGACATTTCTATATTAA
- the sigW gene encoding RNA polymerase sigma factor SigW produces METIVKHRIKQVIKGDQNAYGEIVEVYKDKVFQLCYRMLGNRHEAEDIAQEAFIRAYININSFNQNLKFSTWLYRIATNLCIDRIRKKKPDYFLDAEVPGTEGLTMYSQVPSETPLPEDEVESIELQDTIQKEISKLPDKYRSVIVLKYIEELSLNEISEILDLPLGTVKTRIHRGREALRQQLRHV; encoded by the coding sequence ATGGAGACAATCGTAAAACACAGAATAAAACAGGTAATCAAGGGAGACCAGAATGCCTATGGTGAGATAGTTGAGGTATACAAGGACAAGGTTTTCCAACTTTGCTACCGTATGCTCGGGAATAGGCACGAGGCAGAAGATATTGCACAGGAGGCTTTTATCCGTGCATATATCAATATTAACAGCTTCAATCAAAACTTGAAGTTTTCAACATGGCTGTATAGAATTGCCACAAACCTATGTATTGACCGGATCCGCAAAAAGAAACCAGATTATTTTCTTGATGCGGAAGTACCTGGAACAGAGGGTCTGACAATGTATTCCCAAGTCCCATCAGAAACTCCTTTGCCAGAGGATGAGGTTGAAAGCATCGAATTGCAGGATACGATCCAAAAAGAAATTTCAAAACTACCCGATAAATACAGGTCGGTAATCGTATTAAAGTATATTGAAGAACTTAGCCTGAATGAGATCAGTGAAATACTGGATTTGCCGCTAGGCACAGTGAAGACGAGGATCCATCGGGGGAGAGAAGCCTTAAGGCAGCAGCTGCGACACGTATAA
- a CDS encoding anti-sigma factor family protein, whose amino-acid sequence MKCSEQIIDYMHEYLDEEISEEHEKILREHLQSCSDCQEYFRELNKAIALVQSTSHIQASDDFTSKVMAGLPKEKKKTEIQRWFRSHPLLTAASLFLALMTGSIFSTWNEEHQFSVSKQPNLIVENDTVIVPEGEVVKGDVVVRNGKVKIEGEVQGNVTVINGELINGEKYLAAAGNVTGEITEVNEVFEWIWYHIKKTAKSTADLFENDEKEQSFQ is encoded by the coding sequence ATGAAATGTTCCGAACAAATTATTGACTATATGCATGAATACTTAGATGAAGAAATCTCCGAAGAACATGAAAAGATTTTAAGAGAGCATCTGCAAAGCTGTTCAGATTGCCAGGAATACTTCAGGGAGCTGAATAAAGCAATAGCTCTTGTGCAGAGCACTTCTCACATCCAGGCATCAGATGACTTTACTTCGAAGGTAATGGCGGGCCTGCCAAAGGAAAAGAAGAAGACGGAAATTCAGCGGTGGTTCAGGAGCCACCCGCTGTTAACAGCTGCCTCACTATTCCTGGCGTTAATGACTGGCAGCATCTTTTCAACATGGAACGAAGAACACCAGTTTTCAGTATCAAAGCAGCCTAATCTGATTGTCGAAAATGATACAGTAATCGTGCCTGAAGGGGAAGTCGTCAAGGGTGATGTCGTTGTCAGGAATGGCAAGGTGAAAATTGAAGGCGAGGTCCAGGGTAATGTCACAGTGATCAACGGTGAGTTGATTAACGGTGAGAAATACCTGGCAGCAGCTGGCAATGTCACCGGTGAAATAACCGAGGTCAATGAAGTGTTCGAGTGGATTTGGTACCATATTAAAAAGACAGCTAAAAGCACGGCAGATCTTTTTGAGAACGACGAAAAGGAACAGTCATTCCAATAG
- the cdaA gene encoding diadenylate cyclase CdaA yields the protein MSFADFDFLEYLANIVDILLVWFVIYKLIAIIRGTKAVQLLKGIFVILIVKFVSDFFGLNTLSWMMEQVLTWGFLAIIIIFQPELRRALEQLGRGRLFSRSGLQEEEDEEKMVEAIIKATDYMAKRRIGALISIERETGMSDYIETGIQLQSRISSELLINLFIPNTPLHDGAVVIQKNIVAAAACYLPLSESPFISKELGTRHRAALGISEVTDSITIVVSEETGSVSVTRNGELYRDLSGETLRELLTAELISPSRIKQAASTRWNWRGKKNG from the coding sequence ATGTCGTTTGCGGATTTCGATTTTTTAGAATATCTAGCTAATATTGTTGACATTCTCCTGGTTTGGTTCGTCATTTATAAGCTGATTGCGATAATTCGAGGGACGAAGGCTGTCCAGCTTTTAAAAGGGATTTTTGTCATCCTGATCGTAAAGTTTGTCAGTGATTTCTTCGGATTGAATACTCTTAGCTGGATGATGGAGCAAGTACTAACCTGGGGATTCCTGGCCATTATCATCATCTTCCAGCCCGAATTGCGGCGGGCACTTGAACAGCTCGGCAGAGGACGGCTTTTTTCCAGATCTGGGCTGCAGGAAGAGGAAGACGAAGAGAAGATGGTGGAGGCCATTATCAAGGCAACCGATTATATGGCTAAGCGCCGGATCGGAGCATTGATCTCAATTGAAAGAGAAACAGGAATGAGTGATTACATAGAAACAGGCATCCAGCTTCAATCCAGAATCTCCTCTGAACTGTTGATTAATCTTTTTATACCGAATACACCGCTTCATGATGGAGCTGTAGTCATACAGAAAAACATCGTGGCCGCGGCTGCTTGTTATTTGCCGCTGTCGGAAAGTCCGTTCATTTCGAAAGAGCTGGGCACTAGGCACAGGGCTGCTCTCGGAATCAGTGAAGTAACCGACAGTATCACGATCGTCGTTTCTGAAGAAACAGGGAGTGTATCGGTTACACGGAATGGCGAACTTTACAGGGACTTGAGCGGGGAAACGCTAAGGGAACTGCTAACAGCCGAGCTAATCTCGCCATCAAGAATCAAGCAGGCAGCTTCTACCCGCTGGAATTGGAGGGGGAAGAAAAATGGATAA
- a CDS encoding CdaR family protein — protein sequence MDKWMDNPWFIKVVALVLAVLLFGSVPKNDPDKPGDVNVPSDEKVETIDDVPVKRVYDTDTLVVSGVPETVTVTLQGPKNIVQQVKTLRNFEVFVDLTDAELGNQRVPITIKDVSDRLTVTIEPGYANVSIQEKVTKEFRIDAEFSGNIVEEGYIAEKPIVKPNKVQITGGKDVVDKITYVKATVNSSGKISDTITREASVLALDKDMNKLDVVVVPGIVEVTIPIKSSSKKVPIDIVRKGTPLSGVTIDSITLETKEAEIIAEPGVLEKIDNVRVEVDVSKIEEDTEITLPVIISEGIVKVSPETVKVAVKVTKASEKSISNVPIEIDGMDEGYEVDFLDPANGLTNLTVNGPSDIVSALSPDDFKILIDVSKLEEGNHEVDMKVTAPRNITWKLAKEKASISVAKKDA from the coding sequence ATGGATAAATGGATGGATAATCCCTGGTTCATAAAAGTAGTTGCCCTGGTCCTTGCCGTCCTGCTCTTTGGATCTGTACCTAAAAACGATCCGGATAAGCCTGGTGATGTGAATGTGCCATCAGATGAAAAGGTGGAGACGATTGATGACGTCCCAGTAAAAAGGGTTTATGATACTGACACTTTGGTCGTATCCGGTGTTCCCGAAACTGTTACTGTCACGCTGCAGGGGCCCAAGAACATTGTTCAGCAGGTGAAGACTCTACGGAATTTCGAAGTGTTTGTCGATCTGACAGATGCCGAACTAGGGAATCAGCGAGTCCCGATTACAATTAAAGATGTTTCAGACCGCCTGACTGTGACCATCGAACCTGGTTATGCAAATGTCTCCATCCAGGAGAAGGTAACGAAGGAATTTAGGATAGACGCTGAATTCAGCGGAAATATAGTCGAGGAAGGCTATATAGCTGAAAAGCCAATAGTAAAGCCCAATAAAGTGCAAATAACAGGTGGCAAAGATGTTGTTGACAAAATCACTTATGTGAAGGCAACTGTCAATTCATCCGGAAAAATATCAGACACCATCACACGAGAAGCAAGTGTACTTGCTCTGGATAAAGATATGAACAAGCTTGATGTCGTTGTGGTACCTGGGATTGTGGAGGTAACAATCCCGATTAAAAGCTCAAGCAAAAAAGTCCCGATTGATATTGTCCGGAAAGGCACTCCTCTAAGTGGAGTAACAATCGATTCAATAACGTTGGAAACGAAGGAAGCTGAGATCATCGCTGAACCAGGCGTTCTCGAGAAAATTGATAATGTCAGGGTCGAAGTGGATGTCAGCAAGATTGAGGAGGATACGGAAATCACCCTCCCAGTCATTATTAGTGAAGGAATTGTCAAGGTTTCTCCTGAAACAGTAAAAGTGGCCGTGAAAGTCACAAAGGCTTCCGAGAAAAGTATTTCAAACGTTCCAATTGAAATCGATGGGATGGATGAGGGCTATGAAGTCGATTTTCTTGATCCTGCAAACGGCCTGACGAATCTGACCGTTAATGGGCCGAGTGATATTGTTTCGGCCCTTTCACCCGATGATTTCAAGATCTTGATCGATGTGTCGAAACTGGAAGAAGGAAATCATGAAGTTGACATGAAGGTGACAGCACCTCGAAATATAACGTGGAAATTGGCTAAAGAAAAAGCCAGTATATCGGTTGCGAAAAAAGATGCGTAA
- the glmM gene encoding phosphoglucosamine mutase, producing the protein MGKYFGTDGVRGVANSELTPELAFKLGRFGGYVLTKEHERPKVLIGRDTRISGHMLEGALVAGLLSIGAEVMRLGVISTPGVAYLTKALGAQAGVMISASHNPVADNGIKFFGPDGYKLSDDQENEIEQLMDMEVDELPRPVGANLGQVNDYFEGGQKYLQYLKQSVDEEFTGLHIALDCAHGATSSLATHLFADLDADTSTMGASPNGLNINDGVGSTHPEALAEFVKDKGADLGLAFDGDGDRLIAIDEKGNIVDGDQIMYICGKFMKERGQLKKGTVVSTVMSNLGFYKGLEENGVQSVQTAVGDRYVVEEMKKNGYNLGGEQSGHIIFLDYNTTGDGLLTGLQLANIMKATNKPLSELAGEMKKYPQVLVNIRVTDKYHVTDNEKVKAVIEQVEAEMNGNGRILVRPSGTEPLVRVMAEAATAELCEEYVRQIAVVVEEEMGLKE; encoded by the coding sequence ATGGGTAAATATTTCGGTACAGACGGAGTACGCGGTGTTGCGAATAGCGAATTAACGCCAGAATTAGCTTTCAAGCTAGGCCGCTTTGGAGGCTATGTCCTCACAAAGGAGCATGAACGCCCTAAGGTTTTGATTGGAAGGGACACACGTATATCTGGACATATGCTTGAAGGAGCGCTAGTTGCCGGTCTATTATCAATCGGAGCGGAAGTGATGAGGCTCGGCGTCATCTCTACTCCAGGGGTAGCGTATTTGACCAAGGCTCTTGGCGCACAGGCCGGAGTCATGATTTCTGCATCGCACAATCCGGTAGCGGATAATGGCATCAAATTCTTTGGCCCGGATGGATATAAGCTATCTGACGATCAAGAGAATGAAATCGAACAATTGATGGATATGGAAGTGGATGAGCTTCCTCGTCCTGTAGGCGCTAATCTTGGGCAGGTAAATGATTACTTCGAAGGCGGCCAAAAGTATCTTCAATATCTTAAGCAATCAGTTGATGAAGAATTCACTGGACTGCATATCGCGCTTGACTGCGCACATGGGGCAACCTCATCATTGGCTACACATTTGTTTGCTGACCTTGATGCTGATACTTCCACAATGGGAGCATCGCCCAATGGCTTGAATATTAATGACGGTGTGGGTTCGACACATCCGGAAGCACTTGCTGAATTCGTGAAGGATAAGGGTGCAGATTTAGGTCTTGCTTTTGACGGAGATGGAGACCGCTTGATTGCGATTGATGAAAAAGGGAATATCGTTGATGGCGACCAGATCATGTACATTTGCGGAAAGTTCATGAAGGAGCGAGGACAGCTCAAGAAGGGAACGGTCGTTTCAACTGTTATGAGCAACCTTGGTTTCTACAAAGGTCTTGAGGAAAACGGAGTGCAAAGCGTCCAAACAGCTGTTGGAGACCGCTATGTTGTTGAAGAGATGAAGAAGAACGGCTATAATCTTGGCGGCGAGCAATCCGGCCATATCATCTTCCTTGACTACAACACAACGGGTGATGGCCTGCTTACTGGCTTGCAACTTGCCAATATCATGAAAGCAACAAACAAGCCGCTTTCTGAACTGGCAGGGGAAATGAAGAAATACCCTCAGGTTCTCGTGAATATCCGAGTGACTGATAAGTATCATGTAACAGATAACGAGAAGGTAAAAGCAGTGATCGAACAGGTTGAAGCAGAAATGAACGGTAACGGCCGTATCCTTGTTCGTCCGTCTGGTACTGAGCCATTGGTACGTGTCATGGCAGAAGCAGCAACAGCAGAGCTTTGCGAAGAATATGTAAGACAAATTGCTGTCGTTGTTGAAGAAGAAATGGGATTAAAGGAATAG
- the glmS gene encoding glutamine--fructose-6-phosphate transaminase (isomerizing), which translates to MCGIVGYIGNNDSKEILLKGLEKLEYRGYDSAGIAVMNEKGVHVFKEKGRIADLRNAVDLDVMANAGIGHTRWATHGPPSKVNAHPHQSTTGRLTLVHNGVIENYDLLKREYLQNVEMKSETDTEIIVQLIELFVKEGLSLEEAFRKTLTLLHGSYALALIDEQNEDTIFVAKNKSPLLVGLGDGFNVVASDAMAMIQVTNQYVELMDKEMVIVTKNDVTIKNLKGEVVSRAPYTAEIDASDIEKGTYPHYMLKEIDEQPLVMRKIVQNYQDGEGELEIDSDIVKAMKDADRIYVIAAGTSYHAGLVGKQFIEKLAKIPVEVHISSEFGYNMPLLSEKPLFIFISQSGETADSRQVLVQVKEMGYKALTITNVPGSTLSREADYTLLLHAGPEIAVASTKAYTAQLAVLAILAEVTARGIGHEVDFDLVQELGIVATAMEALCDDKEEFESIAREYLTVTRNAFFIGRGIDFYVGLEGALKLKEISYIQAEGFAGGELKHGTIALIEEGTPVIALATQDFVNLSIRGNVKEVAARGANPCIISMSGLETDEDRFVIPEVHSLLTPLISVIPLQLISYYAALHRDCDVDKPRNLAKSVTVE; encoded by the coding sequence ATGTGTGGAATCGTTGGATATATTGGAAATAATGACTCAAAAGAGATTTTATTAAAAGGCCTTGAAAAGCTTGAGTACAGGGGCTATGACTCTGCGGGAATCGCAGTCATGAACGAAAAGGGAGTTCACGTTTTTAAGGAAAAAGGACGCATCGCGGACCTTCGCAACGCAGTAGACCTTGATGTAATGGCGAACGCTGGTATTGGACATACTCGTTGGGCTACTCACGGTCCTCCTAGCAAAGTGAACGCTCACCCTCACCAGAGCACAACTGGCAGACTGACTCTTGTTCACAATGGTGTCATCGAGAACTACGATCTATTGAAGCGCGAGTATTTGCAGAATGTCGAAATGAAAAGTGAAACAGACACTGAAATTATCGTTCAGTTGATCGAACTGTTCGTAAAAGAAGGTCTGAGCTTAGAAGAAGCGTTCCGCAAAACGCTGACACTTTTACATGGTTCATATGCACTTGCCCTGATAGATGAGCAAAACGAAGATACCATTTTTGTGGCGAAAAACAAGAGCCCGCTTCTTGTCGGCCTTGGCGATGGCTTCAATGTTGTCGCTAGTGACGCGATGGCAATGATTCAGGTAACTAACCAGTATGTTGAACTGATGGATAAGGAAATGGTCATTGTCACTAAGAACGATGTAACAATCAAAAACCTTAAAGGAGAAGTTGTTTCACGCGCTCCTTACACCGCAGAGATTGATGCAAGCGACATTGAAAAGGGAACATACCCACACTACATGCTCAAAGAAATCGACGAGCAGCCGCTTGTGATGCGTAAAATCGTCCAGAACTACCAGGATGGCGAAGGCGAGCTTGAAATCGATTCTGACATCGTGAAGGCTATGAAAGATGCAGACCGCATCTACGTTATCGCTGCGGGTACTTCCTATCATGCAGGCCTTGTAGGTAAGCAGTTCATCGAAAAATTGGCGAAGATTCCTGTTGAAGTCCATATCTCAAGTGAGTTCGGCTATAACATGCCGCTTCTATCTGAAAAGCCATTGTTCATCTTCATTTCCCAGAGCGGAGAAACTGCGGACAGTCGCCAGGTTCTTGTTCAGGTGAAGGAAATGGGCTACAAAGCATTGACGATTACGAACGTACCTGGTTCAACGCTTTCCCGTGAAGCAGATTATACTCTTCTTCTTCATGCTGGTCCTGAAATCGCGGTCGCTTCTACAAAAGCTTATACAGCACAGCTTGCTGTCCTGGCGATTTTGGCAGAAGTAACAGCTCGCGGAATTGGCCACGAAGTAGACTTTGATCTTGTACAGGAATTAGGAATCGTGGCAACAGCTATGGAAGCTCTTTGCGACGACAAGGAAGAATTCGAAAGCATTGCGCGCGAATACCTGACTGTCACAAGAAACGCATTCTTCATCGGACGCGGAATTGACTTCTACGTAGGCCTTGAAGGCGCATTGAAGCTGAAGGAAATTTCCTACATCCAGGCTGAAGGGTTCGCCGGCGGAGAGCTGAAGCACGGAACAATCGCCTTGATCGAAGAAGGTACACCAGTTATTGCCCTTGCAACTCAAGACTTTGTAAACTTAAGCATCCGTGGAAACGTCAAAGAAGTCGCTGCCCGCGGAGCAAACCCGTGTATCATTTCCATGAGTGGACTGGAAACAGACGAAGACCGTTTCGTCATCCCAGAAGTGCACAGCCTATTAACACCTCTTATCTCAGTAATCCCGCTGCAGTTGATCTCATACTACGCAGCGCTGCACCGCGACTGTGACGTCGATAAGCCGCGTAACCTGGCTAAATCTGTTACGGTTGAATAA